The genomic segment TTGTTGccagaaaggaaaagaaaaaagtgagACTgagtgagaagaaaaaaaaaagagaaaaaaattataaaaaaataaagaaaatggggAGTCCTGGATTGGGAACTGGAAACAGTGGGCAAAGGTTAGGCATCACGGAACCTATTTCGTTGGGAGGACCGACTGAATATGATGTGATCAAAACCCGAGAGCTTGAGAAGGTTTCTTTTTAACTGCACTTCCACTGCTGTATGTTGTTTAGTGTTTGAGACTATACTGAAATTTGGTTCTTTGGAATTTTTAACTTCCAGTATTTGCAAAATGTGGGATTGTACGAGAGTCAAGAGGAGGCTGTTAGTCGAGAGGAAGTATTGGGGAGGCTTGATCAGGTTGGTTTGTAGTCCTTATTTGTCTGTCTCTTAAGAATTTGAAGTAGAATGACTTGGTAATAGTACTTACTATTTCTTGCTTGATTCTTTGAGTGTGGGTTTATGTTTTCGGGTTATAGTGATTGGTGATGATGAACTTGTTGTTGATGTTAACTTAAACAGATTGTGAAGAATTGGGTTAAGGCAATTAGCCGTGCTAAAGGTTTGAATGAGCAATTGGTTCAAGAAGCAAATGCTAAGATATTCACTTTTGGTTCTTATCGGCTAGGGGTATGGCTGATTTCTTACTTGTCTTAGCTTATTTATATTTATCTCTAAATTTCATTTGAGTTGCAGTCCTGTAAGTTATAAAGGGCAAAGCATTAGGGTTTAATGAATTTATTGTAAAGTTTAGCATTAGGGTTTAATGAATTTATTATAAAGTTTTGTAATGGATGTACACTTTTATTAGCTGATTATGAGATGGTGGACAAACACAGAACTGAGTTATGTCTTCAAGCGGCTATTGATGCGAGCTTGTATGTTTGTTCTGAATTTCTGCAAAGTGAAGCCTTGTCATATTTGGTTATATATTCGTAGCTGATGCATCTATCTTAGCAATACCTGGTGGTTTATGCACAACTTGACCATTGTCTTGAACCGgctctttcagcttgtgactaaGTTTATTGGCTAGAATTACTTTATGCAGAATACTTGCTTGCTCTGCTATCTCATTCATTTATGAAACAGCACAGGGTTTTGTGGAAGAACTATTCATGCTTCTTCTTTGTGCAATTTCAACTACTctgtttagggttttattttattccaGTGCATACTTGTAATCTTAGACATGCCTGCATAGTAGTTCTATGTTCTAATTTGGTCAGATATTGAACGTGCTGTGATGTTTTCTTGGTTTACTCAAATAGCTCCAATCTGACTGGAACAAGGCATTTATATTTGGTTTCTTGTTTCCCATTTTAAGAAAGGAGACAAATCTGTGTCTGGAGTTTGATCTTCTTTATCTGGTCATTGGAGTATATAGTTTTCTATTAATTAATGTCTATACTGCTTTGAGTTTCGTAGTTCTGCAGAGTTCATAATAATACCTTCAAATACGTGGTTTCTCTTACTCTTGCTTTGACTTTGGAGTTCCAGGTTGTCATGCTTTCCTTTGTCTTTGTTTTTCTGTAAACAGGTACATGGTCCTGGTGCAGATATAGATACCCTTTGTGTGGGACCTAGACATGCGACACGAGAAGTGCGACCATATCTTTCTCTGCTTATTTTCTTCAGTATTTTTTTCAATCAGGAAGTTTTAATTGACACCAAAAATGCTTGTACATGTTTGGATGTAGGAGGATTTCTTTGGTGAACTACACAAGATGCTATCAGAGATGCCTGAAGTGTCGGAATTACACCCTGTGCCTGATGCTCATGTCCCGATCATGAAATTCAAATTCAAAGGAGTTTCCATAGATCTTCTTTATGCAAAACTCTCACTTTGGGTTATTCCTGAAGTATGCACTGGTTTATCCGGTCTCTGTCTTTAATATCATATACACTGTATTGTTTTCATTTATTGCAAGGGGTTTTCTTTAAAGTTAATTTGCCATTCGAGATTTAGAAGAAGATTTATCTAAGTGATGAAGCTTGTTATTATTCTATTTCTGCTGGAGTTTTTAGTTTGAGGAATTTGGGGGTTCACTTTGTGGAGGCAGTGTTAGATTGGTTGTGGGAGTGGAATCGACTACATGAGttatattagtattttattttgtgAATGACGACAGCCAAATCTTTATGAAGCATTAGAAGTTGTTTCCACTTCCTAGTCCCCATTATATTTGCTTCTCCACATGCATTTTTCTAGGTTCCTTTGCTTGCTTTCCTTTTCATGTATAGTGAGAGTaggaattattataattaaaatagaaatggTTTAACTGGTCATAGAGGAATGTGATTAGTTCACCTTGTAGTTTAGAGGCTGCTTTGGCTTGCCGGTTTGGTTGTGGTAATGAATCCAAACAAAACCTCAGGTCTACTTCcattatgtattttattaaacaaattcTATCATAAGGAGGTGCTCATGGTCGGTAATTTACATTGTGATTAGATGCAATGAAAAGAACAAATTAGAATATTAGATTGCAACCACGTTAAAATTTGCATGATGTTTAATGACGATCATTAGAGCTGTGCCCTTAGAGGTATTCTGAGGGAGAACAGGTGGTTTTTACTCAGCTTTGGCTATGGCCTATGGAGTGATGATGTTTTGTGTATTAATTCTTTGCATAGCAATCTTGTCACTTAAAATTCATTATATTGTACCTCTCTCTCTTCTTCATTGCATCTGAAAATTCTCATAGCTTGTGTTGATTTCTGGTGCAGGACTTGGATATTTCGCAAGATTCTATATTACAAAATACAGATGACCAGACAGTTCGTAGTCTTAATGGTTGCAGAGTCACTGACCAAATTTTACGGTTGGTTCCAAATATTCAGGTTGTGGCTACCACTTTATATAGTGTGCACTACATATGTTTTTTTCCTCCAGAGATTCTGGACTTTGATTATGTTCTGCTACTTGATCTGCAGAATTTCCGTACAACTTTGAGATGCATGAGATTTTGGGCAAAACGTCGTGGTGTTTATTCTAATGTATAAGATGCTTCTCTTATTGGTCAGATTATCCTCTAGATCCTTTTATTCTTACCTTGATAAAAaagtaatcttttttttttttaattcggcAGGTTGCTGGTTTTCTTGGTGGTATAAACTGGGCTTTGCTTGTTGCTCGCATATGTCAGCTATACCCTAATGCTTTGCCCAATATGTTAGTTTCTCGATTTTTTAGGGTGTATACCCAGTGGCGTTGGCCAAACCCTGTCATGCTTTGTGCAATCAAGGAAGGATCTCTTGGTCTTCAAGTTTGGGATCCCCGAAAAAATCCTAAAGATAGATATCATTTGATGCCTATAATTACTCCTGCTTATCCTTCTATGAACTCTAGTTACAATGTGTCATCAAGTACTTTGCGAATCATGACAGATGAATTTCAGAGGGGTAGTGAAATTTGTGAGGTATGATATTATGGTTCATGTCAAATCTCTTCTTGCctatttgttttgcttttattagTATGAAATCAACTCCCACGAAGTAGTGTATTATTTTTCCAATAAACCCCAAAATCAAATGAAAAACTTGCACAAATCTATTTTGGAGCATTTTCATTGAACCAAGTGGTGAGGGAGAGACTAAGGAGAGAAAAGAGAGTGAAGTTTGTTTCAAGTGGAAAGAAATTGTTGAGGTTTTGAGTTTGGGGGCCATGTTGGAGAGTATGAGCTATGTATATGGATACGAGGCTGTAATAAGAGAAGATATTGGTGTGGAAGGGGGGGCAAAGGAGGGGGGAGAGAGAATAGAGATAAGAAAATGAGGGAAAGTCGAGATTCAATAAATactgaaatgaaaaaaattaagaaaagtgTTAGCATTAAATAATTGATATTGATCTTAGATCTAAAAATGCTTATTGATCTTAGATAAGAAAAATCTCAGCTGAGATCAATTCTTAGACAAATGATTTAGAAAAGGCAATATCGAAAGCTTTGTTGCATTTATAAGAACTATGAGTTTACCtcagtaatattttattttcatttcagctCACTGTTGGGTTTGGTACCCAATGTCCGAAGTTGTTTGAATTTCAAAGCAGTTTCTAGGTGGATTCATAATGTTGTTGACTCTTTAGAATTTAGTTTTTGAATACTCATGGTTGTTGATAAAGTACTTCAATGTAAGTGTAAGATAACCGATCGCATTAGCGAATTTTTAATGAAGACCTCAATCATCTCAATCATGGATTTTAAAGTTTTGTTGGGCTACTAAAACTTGGATTTGGACCCCTTATTTGTATAAGTTAGCGAAACCCAGTATCTTAAAACAAATCTGTTGTTTTAATGGCTTACGTCTGAACTAGGGGGAACAGTTTTGATTGGCTGGATTTCTCCAATTCCAAGCCAAGAAGCTTTTTGGGGGTACATAATTAAAGACATTATTTGGAGTTTTAAATATTTGAGCTTCTAAAATCAGATACAGATTTGGCTCAGATTTAAGTCCATGTTGTTTTGGATTTCCCAACTAATAATTCATTTGGAGCTGAACTGAAAATCCTTCACTGTCCAATTCTTGTTTCCAAAAGGACTATAAAACTTGTTTGCTGTTTGATTTTCTTCAtacctttttaataatttctatagtTCTCATATTGATTTTGCACTTTGAATTTGTTGTTGACTTTTTTTAGTGCTTGCAGGCTATGGAGGCAAACAAAGCTGACTGGGATGCCCTTTTTGAGGCTTATGCCTTCTTCGAAGCATACAAGAATTATCTACAAATAGATATCTCTGCCGAAAATGATGATGATTTAAGAAATTGGAAAGGCTGGGTTGAGTCCCGTCTCCGTCAACTCACATTGAAGGTGAAAGTAGTTTTCTTTTTTGTATCTTTTTTGTACAAGAGAAGGCATGACTAGAGTTCTATTTATACCCTCTTGAAAATCAAACAACTCACCTCTTATAAAATTCTTAAGTGGTTTTTGGTACCCTACCTGTTCTTTGTCTTTTTTATGCTTCTAGTCTATCGTAatccttttcaattttttatttttaaatctagATTGAAAGACACACATATAACATGCTTCAATGCCACCCACATCCTGGCGATTTTCAAGACAATTCTAGGCCCTTCCATTGCAGTTACTTTATGGGCTTGCAACGCAAACTAGGAGTTCCAGTAAATGAAGGCGAACAATTTGATATAAGGTTAACTGTCGAGGAGTTTAAACACTCTGTTAATACGTACACTTTGTGGAAGCCTGGAATGGAAATCCGTGTATCTCATGTAAAACGTAGGAGCATACCTAGCTTTGTATTTCCTGGTGGTGTCCGTCCTTCCCGTCCATCTAAACCAACCTGGGATAGTAGGAGGGCATCAGATGCAAAAGTTTCTGGTCATGCTGGTTCAGACAAGCCTGGTGAAGTTAAAGGAGCTGCAGATGGACAGGTTGATGgaaagaagaggaagagggcAGATGACAGTGCAGATACTCAATTGAAAAACAGCAAATATATCACTGCTGTGCCTTCTTCTAGTGCAGAAGTTCAGGCGGGTAGTCCTGGCGGTGCTGTGAGTCCTTGTTCCTTGAAGGGTGACAATGTAGATGCAACAGGATTGGTTGAACCAACAAGGGGAAAAGATGAGAGCAATATGACAAATGGCTCAAAAACTTCAAGTACAGATGAACTTTCTTCCCTTAACAGTGAGGTTGATGGATCAGTTAGATGTATTCCTCCACATACGGGTTTGCATGTGACCGCTGATGCATCAAGCTCTAAAGAGGCAGAGAAGTTGGCTATTGAGCAGATAATGTCTGGTCCATATGTCTCCCACCAAGCTTTTCCAGAGGAACCTGAAGAGCTTGAAGATGATTTAGAATTTAGGAACCGGGTTGTATCTGTGGGGAACACTAACAATGGCCCTCTGCAGGCTCCAGTGTCAGATGCAGCAGGAGCTGCACCGATAATTTCAAGCAATGGAGCTGGTCCTTCCATCAGTTTACATGCTAGTGGGAGTATAGAGGAGTTAGAGGTTTTTGTGCTATCCCTTCTCAATTATTTactaatttctatttttctaGTAGCTCTATGAATTCTTGCTTTCATTAAATTGCTAGATATCCCCATTATGATTCTTTTGCTTTGACTTGAGCCCTGCTGCTTGTTTTTGGGGGAAGTTCTCTGTATGATTGGattaaatttttatggttttctGTTAGAAAGTGCACCATTGTGcctgaaaacaaaaattttcttcCCTTTGTGATAATAAAACCTGGGGCACAAACAAAGCCTGGAGATAGGGTAAACGGTTGCACAAAAGATTGTTTTAATGCTGTTATCCCTTTGGCCGATTGGAACAATGGGTTGACTAGTTTTGAAAATGTGCAATCGTAAATAATAAGCTTGTGAATGGAACTGGTTCAACCAAGAGAAGCTTCACTAAGCTCCATACCTATAAAACATTTTTGTTCCATGTAAATGCTGCTTTATCTCTTTGCAATTCTCAGAATGTACACAAGATCAAATATCGATGTTTGTTCTTACTACTAAGGACTGATTGATTCTGACTATCACTATTCACGTACAGCCTGCGGAACTTACTGCAATGACATCAATCCCTGTTGCACCTGTGGTCCAGAAGAAGCCGCTAATAAGGTAATTTCAATGACTTAGTATGGTAAAAACTACAACTCTAAAAGGCACGAGGATCAGATTAGTTGTTTTGAAATGGCACAATTGAGGTTTATATATTTCCATTGTGAATTGCAGATTGAACTTCACGTCCTTGGGTAAGGCTTCGGAGAAAAGTGGGTAAAAGGGGGGTTTTTAGAGAAGTGGTTTTCACAGTAGTTTGGGAAGGTGGGGTTATGCATCATAACTGAAGTTAATTGATCCCTTTCCATCCTTTCTTAAACAGTTAAGACTTGTAGTTAATAAAAAAGAATTCTGAGTTTGCAAGAATTCCAGCTTTCAGTTGTGTAAATGAAATGGTAGACCGCTAATGCTATAAGTATTATAAGGATAAAGCAGCTGGAAAACCTATTTGCTGTAATGCTTCCGGCTTTTTATATTTCAGTACCTTTTTCTTTTAGCTATTCCGTTTACTTGAAtctaagaaagagaaaaagaattcTAAATGAATCGAGCGAAGAATACTTGGAATGGTCATATTTTTCGTGATCAAGTGAAACTCGGTTAAAACTTTTTTGAGTTGGAAGTCATTTCACTGGATTACAAGATAGCAGTTGTTTCGAGTAACATGAAACTAGAGATGGTAATGTCTACCACCGCTGTCTTTTTCCGCTTCACTTTGCTAGGATGTTGAAATTTGGATACCTTTATCATTTTCATgaagttttaatattatttatgcaCCGGCCAGTACCGGTGCGGAAAAGGATAGTGGTTGTTCCGGTATTGCATTAGAACGATGTGACCGCTATGGTTCAAACCATAGTCCTTAGATTTTAAAATGGTGGTGTAATTTCAGTTTTAGTCCTTAGGAGAACGGTTTGGACTCTATTTTTAGATATAACGTATGGATATCTATAAACTAAATATGAAAGGAAGACCTTAGGGCATTCCCACACAGAACACGTGTGCCGCTTTTTACATTATAAATAATGGTTCAATTGCAAGTAAGATCACTTTACTCTTTTAATTTATAGaaggttaaattttagttttaatcaaatttgagatttaatctttatatttgatttttaacataatttgttacgtgttttgttgttttctctcTCCATTATAAGATGAGGGTGCAATTTCAATTTTGACCTCTTTACTTTTTTTAGTTATAAAATAATGGTCAAATTTTAGCTGTTTGTCCATATACTCCGCTCAAATTTAAGAATTTATCTCTATATTTATTTCTTGACATAAATTGGTACttttcaagaactatttatataatttacatagtaatgtatacatataaatgtattttattacttcatttattattttgtttttgaattttattgacTGGTTGACCCGCACATTAAATAGTGTGTCATGTTTTAATTCTATTCCATCGTATTTTCAATATCAAATTATCTCATATTTGTTGATGTATTctgttttaatttcaaaattattttcataaaatattaaagatataaaataatattttaattcacaattttttGAAAGGTATTTTAATTGACCATTATTAAGTataattaaaatcttatttttaattaattatagaaaTCCCCAACGTTGTGAGGTATACAATAGTTACTCACAAGTTTTCTGTCTcactttatatttattaattaattttaaatcttcGATGTACATTTAATAACAGTTTAGGTCTCATTTACCCATCAAAACagcaaattttaattaattaaatgctgaGCTTAAAATAGTCAAAACTatcttattttagaaaaataaatttaaagattagATATAAATTTTGTCACCATGTATGTGTCaaataattactcataatttGTCATTAAAAATCATATTCCTAAACTGAAAGTACATGGTAAGTAATGCATTTAAGTAACTAAGTAGGTATTAAATAGTGCTTTTCCATATGGTAAACCCCTATAATTAAtctctataataaaaaataaaataaaaataattatttcatacaggGTATTTTATTTCTACAATTAAGATTTCTTAGCCTTGGTAttggaattaaaagaaaaatcaaataataatctaaaacttaataaaaattgaatttcactTTTATACAcgtttaaaattcattttttcatTATAACTTTTTCAACCAATTATTAAATATGCTAATATTCCACTAAATTATACAAAATGTGtataaagataataatatattttaaaatattatgttattttaattgaAGTAAGCACGTTTTTTCAAGCTATTATGcatgttaattaattattaaatttttttaaaaaaatttagcttgatgataatattttgaaataactATTCAATGTAGAGATTTAAGATACGAAACATTGAgtcatgattttatttatttattttaaattctaaaattttttattgttttgataaatataaataatttttcttaaaaaaatataatttaataaaagttgTTGGACAGGCCATTTATGCCATTGCAGGACCCAGCCCAAGGCTCAATTTTTCCCtcactttcttcttcttcttccaggAGCCGCACCCGGAGGCGAGCTAGTCAGCCAGCAGCCATGGACTTGGAATTGAACTTCGAAATCAGCCGCACAGCAGAGTTCATTCTAAATAGGAACTTCACAAGAGTTGCTCTGCAGGTAGTAATCagatatttacatatatatatttttctggCCGTTGCCATCCTTTTCTCTTTATTTGTTTCATCTGTTTAATGAAGATTTTGGCTTTGGGTTCCAGTTCCCAGATGACTTGTTGAAACATTCAACAAAAGTCGTTACTTGTCTAAGAAACAAGCTTGGGTCTGGTAATAAAGTCGGGTTATTCGTAATGGCAGACACAACATTTGGGAGTTGTTGTGTTGATGAAGTGGGAGCTTCTCATATCGGTGCTGATTGCGTTATACATTATGGCCATACCTGTCTCAGCCCGTAAgtacctttaaaaaaaaaaacttatttttgtcTTTGTCTTTACAGGAAGCAGAGATGTAGTCTTATCAATTCTGGGTCTTTATTGATGATTTGATTTTTCGAACATTTATGTTGGAATGGACTTCTTTTTCCTCTGTTTATTGCTTAAGAATGTTTTGGTTTTTGCATTATCCTTGTTATATCTTAAATATGTGGTATTAAGCCAAATTTCTTGTGTTAAATCCTGAAAATCTTATACTTTATTAATTAGTTTCTTCATTTAGTGTCATGTTAATTGAGGTCTAATGCAATGttctttaaccttttctttagcTTTCACTTTCTTGGAACAACTGGTTTCATGTGCAAAACACTTTTTAATCATTTCTGGTTTACATGTGAGTGATGTATCAGAATTAAGTATAAATGCTGCGTCATGTAAGCAGCACTCCAATTCTCTTTCGCAATTTTATGTCACTTAGTTGTGCCATTAAATTACAATGCCTGATGTGATTTTGAGTCCAAACTGATAGCACTGAAATtattgtgtattttttttatttatattctgaTTCAACGAAGCTTTGCACCGACTATTAAGTTACTAATGACAACCCTCCTCTACTTGGACCTAGGAAAGACTTGTAATATTTTATGTAATGAGTTTTAATTGTCTAGAGTTGGAAAAAGTGATAAGGGTTTAAATTCTTGGTAATAAAGATTTTTGATGACGTGGAGAAGTGAAACTTTAGAGTTTAGACCACTTCTAAGGAGAAGCTAAAGCTGATTGATGAATACTTAAATCCTCAGTCTTGCAAAAAAATTAGTTTTGGAGAAGGTTTTGGGGTACCAAAACTCAAGAATATGAGTCTAGAAAGATCTTTTCTTCTTGATACCTGTTAATATGGTGGAGCTTAAATTATCTCAACCTTTTAGTTTCTGCTCATAAGAAAATGATCAAGCATCAGCTTATACTTCAGCTACACTGCTTCACCACTTGTGGTCACAGCTTTCCCCACATAACATCCTGTGATTTCTTTTTTTCCAATCAGGACCTtgtggttaattttttttttcatgtaaaaCAAACTGTGTAGCTCTATGGGAACAGAACTTATCCACAGGATGTTTTGTTTTCAAATAATGGGATTCTTGGAGGAGTTTATTCTAAGAGTTACACCAGTTGGATTTTTTATGTTTCTTGAAGATGGTTATAAGTCAAGAGTGCTAGTGATTGTTGCAAGAGTTAGCTGTTATTATGGTTTATGATTCAGTTTTTGGGATTGACTAATGGGATTTTGAACTTAGCTTATTTCTCTTGGTTTCTATGCTTTAAGGGTTTCTCCTGTGATGGTTCAGTTTGAAGAATTGTGACTTTAGAAATGGTTCAAAATTTTTTCCCGTAAACTTTGTGTTGTactaaatatgtttttatatcaAAAACTACTTTTTGTTGCAGAACCTCAACTCTTCCTGCATTCTGTGTCTTTGGAAAGGCTTCAATCAGCATACCTCTTTGTGTCGAGAAGTTATCAAGTTACTTTGGGACCAATGGCAAACCTATTGTGGTATGATAAGTAATGTAGAATTTCTGCTTGTCAATTTTAAGGCATTTTATATAGTGATAAAAAATCATAGATAGCTTTTGttaaaactaataaatatttCTTCTGTACTTTTAACATGTAGCTCACGTAGTTGCATATGTAGATGTGTCTCAGTTGATGATATGAGATATATTTTTGGagtcttttgtttttatttccaaTTTGCCTTGGATTCTCTCTTTGGAATACGGAtctaaaatgagaaaaatataagTAACATTAGGAATGGGGGCATGGTAAATGGTCAGGATCACATTCATTGGAGACCCAATTATTGAAATATGTTTAGGAACCTATAAATGCTTCTGTGAGAAGATATCAATTAATGGAGGACACTAATGTCAAGCAAGGGAGAGGAAGAGACCAAAGAGGACTAGCTGAAACTATGAAAACGGACCTCACTATTACTGAGCGCATTGATGGTTTGAATAAAGTATTTTTCAATCTGATTCATATGCCTGGACTTTTGTAGCAGGAAAAGGCTTAGCTATTgttttagaaaatgaaaataaattttgatcctTAAATGGAGCCCAATTCCAGCTGCTGCAATTAGCATAGcaaaatacttttattttcataaagTAGATAGCTGAAAACAAGAAGCCCCTTCATTTCAAAtcaagtgatttttcaaatctagcATCTGGAAGAGCAATCTGATTTGACCCTCTTACAAGCATCACTTTCTAGCTGCAATTTACTTGTCACGGAAACATtgttatatgtatggatttcaaGGCAGATAAGAAGCATATAGACTTTTTAGTTTTGCTATTTAAGTATTTCGTTTGAATCAACTGATTTATTTTTGTCAATGCCGCTTCATACTCGGGGCCTTCGGAgatttcatttttctcaaatcTCATGAAAGGTTCTCTTCATAATGCGCAGGCgacttgtttttttattttgagtaagCTGGCAACATTATCTTAAGATGGAAGGAAATGCCAAATGCTCAAAGTTGATTGTTATGT from the Gossypium hirsutum isolate 1008001.06 chromosome D09, Gossypium_hirsutum_v2.1, whole genome shotgun sequence genome contains:
- the LOC107890837 gene encoding nuclear poly(A) polymerase 1 isoform X1, whose protein sequence is MGSPGLGTGNSGQRLGITEPISLGGPTEYDVIKTRELEKYLQNVGLYESQEEAVSREEVLGRLDQIVKNWVKAISRAKGLNEQLVQEANAKIFTFGSYRLGVHGPGADIDTLCVGPRHATREEDFFGELHKMLSEMPEVSELHPVPDAHVPIMKFKFKGVSIDLLYAKLSLWVIPEDLDISQDSILQNTDDQTVRSLNGCRVTDQILRLVPNIQVVATTLYSVHYICFFPPEILDFDYVLLLDLQNFRTTLRCMRFWAKRRGVYSNVAGFLGGINWALLVARICQLYPNALPNMLVSRFFRVYTQWRWPNPVMLCAIKEGSLGLQVWDPRKNPKDRYHLMPIITPAYPSMNSSYNVSSSTLRIMTDEFQRGSEICEAMEANKADWDALFEAYAFFEAYKNYLQIDISAENDDDLRNWKGWVESRLRQLTLKIERHTYNMLQCHPHPGDFQDNSRPFHCSYFMGLQRKLGVPVNEGEQFDIRLTVEEFKHSVNTYTLWKPGMEIRVSHVKRRSIPSFVFPGGVRPSRPSKPTWDSRRASDAKVSGHAGSDKPGEVKGAADGQVDGKKRKRADDSADTQLKNSKYITAVPSSSAEVQAGSPGGAVSPCSLKGDNVDATGLVEPTRGKDESNMTNGSKTSSTDELSSLNSEVDGSVRCIPPHTGLHVTADASSSKEAEKLAIEQIMSGPYVSHQAFPEEPEELEDDLEFRNRVVSVGNTNNGPLQAPVSDAAGAAPIISSNGAGPSISLHASGSIEELEPAELTAMTSIPVAPVVQKKPLIRLNFTSLGKASEKSG
- the LOC107890837 gene encoding nuclear poly(A) polymerase 1 isoform X2 — its product is MGSPGLGTGNSGQRLGITEPISLGGPTEYDVIKTRELEKYLQNVGLYESQEEAVSREEVLGRLDQIVKNWVKAISRAKGLNEQLVQEANAKIFTFGSYRLGVHGPGADIDTLCVGPRHATREEDFFGELHKMLSEMPEVSELHPVPDAHVPIMKFKFKGVSIDLLYAKLSLWVIPEDLDISQDSILQNTDDQTVRSLNGCRVTDQILRLVPNIQNFRTTLRCMRFWAKRRGVYSNVAGFLGGINWALLVARICQLYPNALPNMLVSRFFRVYTQWRWPNPVMLCAIKEGSLGLQVWDPRKNPKDRYHLMPIITPAYPSMNSSYNVSSSTLRIMTDEFQRGSEICEAMEANKADWDALFEAYAFFEAYKNYLQIDISAENDDDLRNWKGWVESRLRQLTLKIERHTYNMLQCHPHPGDFQDNSRPFHCSYFMGLQRKLGVPVNEGEQFDIRLTVEEFKHSVNTYTLWKPGMEIRVSHVKRRSIPSFVFPGGVRPSRPSKPTWDSRRASDAKVSGHAGSDKPGEVKGAADGQVDGKKRKRADDSADTQLKNSKYITAVPSSSAEVQAGSPGGAVSPCSLKGDNVDATGLVEPTRGKDESNMTNGSKTSSTDELSSLNSEVDGSVRCIPPHTGLHVTADASSSKEAEKLAIEQIMSGPYVSHQAFPEEPEELEDDLEFRNRVVSVGNTNNGPLQAPVSDAAGAAPIISSNGAGPSISLHASGSIEELEPAELTAMTSIPVAPVVQKKPLIRLNFTSLGKASEKSG